Proteins encoded by one window of Mycolicibacterium sp. ND9-15:
- a CDS encoding NAD(P)H-hydrate dehydratase, translating into MRYYYSADTIRAAEAPLLASLPDGALMRRAAYGLATVIARELVLLTGGVSGRWVCAVVGSGDNGGDALWAATFLRRRGAAATAVLLNPDHTHQKALAAFTQSGGRVVESVPMATDLVIDGVVGISGSGPLRPNAAEIFAAVDAAAVPVVAVDIPSGIDVHTGSTDGPYVHAALTVTFGGLKPVHALGVCGRIELVDIGLDLSPTDVREFEAADVAARWPAPGPKDDKYTQGVTGVLAGSATYPGAAVLCTGAAVAATSGMVRYAGSAEQQVLSQWPEVIAAPNASASGRVQAWAVGPGIGTDDSGAAALWFALESDLPVIVDADALTILAAHPDLAANRAAPTVLTPHAGEFARLAGAPPGDDRVGATRKLADVLGVTVLLKGNVTVIAEPAGPVYLSPAHQSWAATAGSGDVLSGIIGALLAAGLPAGEAAAAAAFVHARAANLSAADPGPRSAPTSASRILAHIRAAIASL; encoded by the coding sequence ATGCGGTACTACTACTCGGCTGACACCATCCGCGCCGCCGAGGCTCCGCTGCTCGCTTCGCTACCCGACGGTGCGCTGATGCGCCGTGCGGCTTACGGCCTGGCCACCGTGATCGCCCGCGAGCTGGTCCTGCTGACCGGCGGCGTGTCGGGCCGGTGGGTCTGTGCGGTGGTGGGCTCAGGCGACAACGGCGGCGACGCGCTGTGGGCGGCGACGTTCCTGCGCCGTCGCGGCGCGGCGGCGACGGCGGTGCTGCTCAACCCGGATCACACCCACCAGAAGGCGTTGGCCGCATTCACCCAGTCGGGTGGCAGGGTCGTCGAAAGCGTCCCAATGGCAACCGATCTCGTGATCGATGGCGTCGTCGGAATCTCGGGCTCCGGGCCACTTCGGCCGAACGCCGCCGAGATCTTCGCCGCCGTCGACGCGGCCGCTGTTCCCGTAGTGGCGGTCGACATCCCCAGCGGCATCGACGTGCACACCGGCTCTACCGATGGCCCATATGTGCACGCAGCGCTGACGGTCACCTTCGGCGGTTTGAAACCCGTTCACGCCCTGGGTGTCTGCGGTCGCATCGAGCTGGTGGACATCGGGCTCGATCTGTCGCCGACCGATGTGCGCGAGTTCGAGGCGGCGGATGTCGCAGCCCGTTGGCCGGCGCCCGGGCCGAAGGACGACAAGTACACCCAGGGTGTCACCGGCGTCCTCGCGGGCTCCGCCACCTACCCCGGCGCCGCCGTGCTGTGCACCGGGGCGGCGGTGGCGGCGACCTCAGGCATGGTGCGGTACGCGGGATCTGCTGAACAGCAGGTTCTTTCGCAGTGGCCGGAGGTGATCGCCGCACCGAACGCGAGCGCATCGGGACGGGTGCAGGCGTGGGCCGTCGGCCCGGGTATCGGAACCGATGACAGCGGTGCGGCCGCGTTGTGGTTCGCGTTGGAGAGCGACCTGCCGGTGATCGTCGACGCCGATGCGTTGACCATCCTCGCCGCGCATCCCGACCTGGCTGCCAATCGCGCCGCGCCGACGGTCCTCACACCGCACGCCGGGGAGTTCGCGCGGTTGGCCGGCGCACCGCCCGGTGACGACCGCGTCGGCGCCACCCGCAAGCTCGCAGACGTCCTCGGCGTCACGGTGTTGTTGAAGGGCAACGTCACCGTCATCGCCGAGCCGGCCGGACCGGTCTATCTCAGTCCGGCGCACCAATCATGGGCCGCCACAGCGGGGTCCGGTGACGTGCTGTCCGGCATCATCGGGGCCCTGCTGGCCGCCGGCCTGCCCGCCGGTGAAGCTGCGGCCGCGGCGGCCTTCGTGCATGCCCGCGCGGCAAACCTGTCCGCGGCCGATCCCGGCCCCCGATCCGCGCCGACCTCCGCGTCGCGCATCCTCGCGCACATCCGTGCCGCAATCGCAAGTCTGTGA
- the nthB gene encoding nitrile hydratase subunit beta gives MAALHDMGGRTEFFGPIVREPDEPVFHERWEGRVFGISWFVLLLFGRNIDAFRFALERLPRETYLSSYYRRWLGGFEAMLVEAGYLGPAEVDARIEGRPAKPGARCASAARREITSRALTALLRPRLPRWLAAYVLPRVLGSARPAFGRPRFRAGDQVQVRDHRASGHTRQPGYVTGKPGVVVGEHGSALLPDAHAVHRRSRPQHLYTVAFDATDLWGDAAEPDTEMRVDLFECYLKPRPEAS, from the coding sequence ATGGCGGCCCTGCACGATATGGGTGGTCGAACAGAATTCTTCGGCCCGATCGTCCGTGAGCCCGATGAGCCGGTCTTCCATGAACGGTGGGAAGGCCGGGTCTTCGGAATCTCGTGGTTCGTGCTCCTGCTGTTCGGCCGCAATATCGACGCTTTCCGCTTCGCGCTGGAGCGGTTGCCGCGCGAGACGTACCTGTCGAGCTATTACCGGCGCTGGCTCGGAGGCTTCGAGGCAATGCTCGTCGAGGCCGGCTATCTCGGCCCGGCCGAGGTGGACGCGCGGATCGAGGGCAGGCCCGCGAAACCCGGTGCACGATGCGCGTCGGCCGCCCGCCGAGAGATCACTTCGCGGGCCTTGACTGCGCTGTTGCGGCCTCGACTGCCACGCTGGTTGGCCGCGTACGTGCTGCCGAGGGTGCTGGGCAGCGCACGACCCGCATTCGGGCGTCCCCGCTTTCGGGCCGGCGACCAGGTCCAGGTACGCGATCACCGGGCGTCCGGCCATACCCGCCAACCGGGGTACGTCACCGGCAAGCCGGGCGTCGTCGTCGGCGAGCACGGCTCCGCGCTGCTTCCGGACGCCCATGCCGTGCACCGGCGCAGCCGACCGCAACACCTTTACACGGTCGCCTTCGACGCCACCGACCTGTGGGGCGACGCCGCCGAACCGGATACCGAGATGCGGGTCGACCTCTTCGAGTGCTATCTGAAACCGCGTCCGGAGGCGTCGTGA
- the nthA gene encoding nitrile hydratase subunit alpha, with amino-acid sequence MTEVAAARAQALEDLLVEKGIVDRRVVDDVIEHYQTNVGPLNGAKVVARAWSDQAYRHRLLADGTKAVAEFGFGGPEGHRIVAVENTPEVHNVVVCTLCSCYPWPVLGLPPRWYKAPQYRARVVAQPRAVLAEMGLVLPDGVRIRVWDSSAEARYLVVPQRPPGTDGLDEAALAGLVTRDAMIGVAQASSPQADA; translated from the coding sequence GTGACCGAAGTGGCGGCGGCTCGAGCGCAGGCCCTGGAGGACCTGCTGGTTGAGAAGGGCATCGTCGACCGAAGGGTGGTCGACGACGTCATCGAGCACTATCAGACCAACGTGGGCCCGCTCAACGGTGCGAAGGTCGTCGCCAGGGCGTGGAGCGACCAGGCCTACCGGCACCGGTTGCTCGCCGACGGAACCAAGGCTGTCGCCGAGTTCGGGTTCGGCGGCCCGGAGGGGCACCGGATCGTCGCCGTAGAGAACACGCCCGAGGTCCACAACGTGGTGGTCTGCACGCTGTGTTCGTGTTACCCGTGGCCTGTGCTCGGCCTGCCGCCGCGCTGGTACAAAGCGCCGCAGTACCGCGCGCGTGTGGTCGCCCAACCGCGCGCCGTGCTGGCCGAGATGGGGCTGGTGCTGCCGGACGGCGTACGGATCCGGGTGTGGGACAGCTCCGCGGAGGCTCGCTATCTTGTCGTACCCCAGCGTCCGCCCGGCACCGACGGCCTGGACGAGGCTGCGTTGGCCGGCCTCGTGACACGCGACGCGATGATCGGGGTGGCGCAGGCATCGTCGCCGCAGGCCGATGCCTGA
- a CDS encoding nitrile hydratase accessory protein, protein MPDIDADLAGPLSLPRDNGDIVFESPWEQRIFGLTVALCRSETCEWESFRRHLIRRIADDGARPYWQSWADALEDTLTDRSIVTPTELDDRQDEVLQRPQGH, encoded by the coding sequence ATGCCTGACATCGACGCAGACCTGGCCGGCCCGCTGTCCCTACCGCGCGACAACGGGGACATCGTTTTCGAATCTCCTTGGGAGCAGCGGATATTCGGCCTCACTGTGGCGCTGTGTCGGTCCGAGACATGCGAGTGGGAGAGCTTTCGCCGCCACCTCATTCGCCGCATCGCCGACGACGGGGCTCGACCGTACTGGCAGAGCTGGGCGGACGCTCTCGAGGACACGCTGACCGACCGGTCGATCGTCACGCCGACGGAACTGGACGACCGCCAGGACGAGGTGCTGCAGCGTCCGCAGGGCCACTGA
- the glmS gene encoding glutamine--fructose-6-phosphate transaminase (isomerizing), producing the protein MCGIVGYVGQRPACDIVVDALRRMEYRGYDSSGVALLDGHGGLTVRRRAGRLANLEAALTDTDSVRLAGSTGLGHTRWATHGRPTDRNAHPHRDADGKIAVVHNGIIENYGPLRAELEQSGVEFASDTDTEVAVHLVARQYRDGDTAGDFAASVLAVLRRLEGHFTLVFANADEPGTIVAARRSTPLVLGVGDGEMFVGSDVAAFIEHTRDAIELGQDQAVVVTADGYRITDFDGVDDAANARTFHVDWDTSAAEKGGYEYFMLKEIAEQPAAVSDTLLGHFADNRIVLDEQRLSDQELREVDKVFVVACGTAYHSGLLAKYAIEHWTRLPVEAELASEFRYRDPVLDRHTLVVAISQSGETADTLEAVRHAKEQKAKVLAICNTNGSQIPRECDAVLYTRAGPEIGVASTKTFLAQITANYLVGLALAQARGTKYPDEVEREYRELEAMPDLVARVLETVEPVRTLAHRFAQSQTVLFLGRHVGYPVALEGALKLKELAYMHAEGFAAGELKHGPIALIEDDLPVIVVMPSPKNSPMLHAKLLSNIREIQARGAVTIVIAEEGDDTVRPYADHLIEIPAVSTLLQPLLSTIPLQVFAAGVAQARGYDVDKPRNLAKSVTVE; encoded by the coding sequence ATGTGCGGAATCGTCGGCTACGTCGGGCAGCGTCCTGCCTGCGACATCGTCGTCGACGCGCTGCGTCGGATGGAGTATCGCGGATACGACTCCTCGGGCGTCGCCCTGCTCGACGGCCACGGCGGCCTCACCGTCCGTCGCCGGGCCGGGCGGCTGGCCAACCTCGAAGCCGCGCTCACCGACACCGATTCCGTCAGGCTCGCGGGCAGCACCGGCCTGGGCCACACCCGCTGGGCCACCCACGGCAGGCCCACGGATCGCAACGCCCACCCGCACCGCGACGCCGACGGCAAGATCGCCGTCGTCCACAACGGGATCATCGAGAACTACGGCCCGCTGCGCGCCGAACTCGAGCAGTCCGGGGTGGAGTTCGCCAGCGACACAGACACCGAGGTCGCGGTGCATCTGGTCGCCCGGCAGTACCGCGACGGTGACACCGCCGGCGACTTCGCGGCGTCGGTGCTCGCGGTCCTGCGGCGGCTGGAGGGGCACTTCACGCTGGTGTTCGCCAACGCCGACGAGCCGGGCACGATCGTGGCGGCACGGCGCTCCACACCACTGGTGCTCGGCGTCGGCGACGGCGAGATGTTCGTCGGTTCGGACGTCGCCGCGTTCATCGAGCACACGCGCGACGCCATCGAGCTCGGTCAGGACCAGGCGGTGGTCGTCACCGCCGACGGCTACCGCATCACCGACTTCGACGGCGTGGACGACGCCGCGAACGCCCGCACCTTTCACGTCGATTGGGACACGTCGGCGGCCGAAAAGGGCGGATACGAGTACTTCATGCTCAAGGAGATCGCCGAACAGCCCGCCGCGGTCTCCGACACGCTGCTCGGCCACTTCGCGGACAACCGCATCGTGCTCGACGAGCAGCGGCTGTCCGACCAGGAACTGCGCGAGGTCGACAAGGTGTTCGTGGTGGCCTGTGGCACGGCGTACCACTCCGGGCTGCTGGCCAAGTACGCGATCGAGCACTGGACCCGGCTGCCCGTCGAGGCGGAGCTCGCGAGCGAATTCCGTTATCGCGACCCGGTTCTGGACAGGCACACGCTCGTGGTGGCGATCTCACAGTCCGGCGAGACCGCCGATACTTTGGAGGCGGTACGGCACGCCAAGGAGCAGAAAGCCAAGGTGTTGGCGATCTGCAATACCAACGGCAGCCAGATCCCGCGCGAATGCGATGCGGTGCTCTACACTCGCGCGGGACCGGAGATCGGCGTGGCGTCGACGAAGACGTTTCTCGCGCAGATCACCGCGAATTACCTTGTCGGCCTTGCGCTGGCGCAGGCGCGCGGCACGAAGTATCCCGACGAGGTCGAGCGCGAGTACCGCGAGTTGGAGGCCATGCCGGATCTGGTCGCCCGCGTGCTGGAGACCGTCGAACCGGTCAGGACGCTCGCACACCGCTTCGCGCAGTCGCAGACCGTGCTGTTCCTCGGCAGGCATGTCGGCTACCCGGTCGCGCTCGAAGGCGCGCTCAAGCTCAAGGAATTGGCGTACATGCACGCCGAGGGCTTCGCGGCCGGCGAACTCAAACACGGTCCGATCGCACTGATCGAGGACGACCTTCCGGTGATCGTGGTGATGCCGTCGCCGAAGAACTCGCCGATGTTGCATGCCAAGCTGCTGTCGAACATCCGCGAGATCCAGGCGCGCGGCGCGGTCACCATCGTGATCGCCGAGGAGGGCGACGACACCGTTCGTCCGTATGCTGATCATCTGATCGAGATACCCGCGGTGTCAACGCTTTTACAGCCGCTGCTGTCGACGATCCCGCTGCAGGTGTTCGCCGCAGGCGTCGCGCAGGCCCGCGGCTACGACGTTGACAAACCGCGCAATCTGGCCAAGTCGGTCACCGTCGAGTAG
- a CDS encoding dienelactone hydrolase family protein gives MASTKKLFTALTRRGPYRVLRGDLAFAGLPGVVFTPEAGFNLPGVAFGHDWLAGADRYQGTLEHLASWGIVAAAPATETGLAPSALNFAYDLGTTLDIITGVRLGGGEISVHRSKLGVVGHGFGGSAAVFAAAGMPAKPKSVVAIFPTVTSPPAEEPAATLQVPGLVLSGPGDPMTLRSNAVELARAWKAATFRTVAKAKPGGLIEGRRLARVVGLPGADRSTQKVVRALLTGYLMHTLTGDKTYRDFADPEVALPKAPTVDPFSDDPVDLENKVVALLKP, from the coding sequence GTGGCCAGCACGAAGAAGCTCTTCACGGCCTTGACCCGCCGCGGCCCGTACCGCGTTCTACGTGGTGACCTGGCCTTCGCCGGCCTTCCCGGTGTCGTGTTCACCCCCGAAGCCGGATTCAATCTGCCCGGGGTCGCCTTCGGCCACGACTGGCTTGCCGGAGCGGACCGCTACCAGGGGACGCTGGAGCATTTGGCGTCGTGGGGGATCGTCGCGGCGGCGCCGGCGACCGAAACGGGTCTTGCCCCGTCGGCCCTCAACTTCGCCTATGACCTGGGCACGACGCTCGACATCATCACCGGCGTCCGCCTCGGAGGGGGCGAGATCAGCGTGCACCGCTCCAAGCTCGGCGTCGTCGGACACGGGTTCGGCGGCTCGGCGGCGGTGTTCGCGGCGGCGGGGATGCCCGCCAAACCGAAATCTGTCGTTGCGATATTCCCCACAGTCACTTCTCCGCCCGCCGAGGAGCCCGCGGCGACGCTGCAGGTTCCCGGCCTGGTGCTCAGCGGGCCGGGCGATCCGATGACGCTGCGGTCCAACGCGGTGGAACTGGCCCGGGCCTGGAAGGCGGCCACGTTCCGCACCGTGGCCAAGGCCAAGCCGGGCGGCTTGATCGAGGGCCGTCGCCTGGCGCGCGTCGTCGGGCTGCCGGGCGCCGACCGCAGCACTCAGAAGGTGGTTCGGGCACTGCTGACCGGATACCTGATGCACACGCTGACCGGCGACAAGACGTACCGCGACTTCGCCGACCCCGAGGTCGCACTGCCGAAGGCCCCGACTGTCGACCCCTTCTCCGATGACCCGGTGGACTTGGAGAACAAAGTCGTCGCGCTGCTGAAGCCCTGA
- a CDS encoding LLM class F420-dependent oxidoreductase — translation MRTGIFLNYTDGFLDAVDQVVELERVGVDLALVAEAYSYDAISQLGFLAAKTSRIELGTGVVPIYIRTPTLLAMTAAGLDYVSGGRFRLGIGTSGPQVMEGFHGVPFDAPLGRTREVVEICRQVWRRERVQFDGKYYQIPLPADQGTGLGKPLQLINHPVRDRIPITIAALGPKNVELTAEIAEGWQPVFFYPEQADAVWGESLRAGFAKRDPSLAPLDVMVSAPLAIGDDVDDRLSWVKPQLALYIGGMGARGRNFYHDLATRYGYGEVADTIQDLYLAGKKAEAIAAVPDDLVRNVSLVGPRGFVKERVAAVAEAGATTLLLQPLSGDRREIVRFVEELHGLLP, via the coding sequence ATGCGGACCGGGATCTTCCTCAACTACACCGACGGCTTTCTCGACGCGGTCGACCAGGTCGTCGAGCTGGAGAGGGTCGGGGTGGACCTCGCGCTGGTGGCCGAGGCGTACTCGTACGACGCGATCAGCCAGCTCGGCTTCCTGGCGGCCAAGACATCGCGCATCGAACTTGGTACCGGCGTCGTCCCGATCTATATCCGCACACCGACGCTGCTGGCGATGACGGCGGCGGGGCTCGACTACGTCTCCGGCGGCCGCTTCCGGCTCGGCATCGGGACGTCCGGTCCGCAGGTGATGGAGGGCTTCCACGGCGTTCCGTTCGACGCGCCGCTGGGGCGCACCCGGGAAGTGGTCGAGATTTGCAGGCAGGTGTGGCGGCGCGAGCGCGTGCAATTCGACGGCAAGTACTATCAGATTCCGTTGCCCGCCGATCAGGGCACGGGTCTGGGCAAGCCACTGCAGTTGATCAATCATCCTGTGCGCGATCGTATTCCGATCACGATCGCCGCTCTCGGCCCGAAGAATGTCGAACTCACCGCAGAAATCGCCGAGGGTTGGCAGCCGGTGTTCTTCTATCCGGAGCAAGCCGACGCCGTGTGGGGTGAGTCGTTGCGGGCCGGGTTCGCCAAACGCGATCCCTCGTTGGCCCCACTCGATGTTATGGTCAGCGCTCCCCTGGCCATCGGTGACGACGTCGACGACCGGTTGTCGTGGGTGAAACCGCAATTGGCCTTGTACATCGGCGGTATGGGCGCGCGGGGACGCAACTTCTACCACGACCTCGCCACCCGGTACGGGTACGGCGAGGTCGCCGACACCATCCAGGATCTCTACCTCGCCGGCAAGAAGGCCGAAGCGATCGCGGCGGTGCCGGATGACTTGGTGCGCAACGTGTCGCTGGTGGGCCCACGCGGATTCGTCAAGGAGCGGGTGGCCGCCGTCGCCGAAGCCGGTGCGACGACGCTTCTGTTGCAGCCGCTTTCCGGCGACCGCCGCGAAATCGTCCGGTTCGTCGAGGAACTGCACGGCCTGCTGCCGTAG
- a CDS encoding DEAD/DEAH box helicase, which yields MPTFADLGLSKTVVDTLAANGIDSPFPIQAATLPDSVAGRDVLGRGRTGSGKTYAFLLPVVTRLTAKPVKRAPVRPRALILAPTRELAAQISASLAPLAAATGLRSVTIIGGVGPNPQIQALRQGVDIVIACPGRLEDHVKSRHADLSAVEITVLDEADHMADLGFLPPVKRLLDKTPRNGQRMLFSATLDGGVDVLVKRYLNNPVVHSVDSEQSPVTAMEHHVLHVDKAARLGVLADLAASPGRTIVFARTKHGAKNLARQLNSRGVPAVELHGNLSQNARTRNLAAFSDGSATVLVATDIAARGIHVDDVSLVVHADPPVEHKAYLHRSGRTARAGADGTVVTLMLDEQVSDVRQLTRKAGVKPTITRFSGSSHPVLNEIAPGKRTFGDSIVASRPEPARPHQPSSARGHQQRRRRPTRSRRRAATSGSNATTTPNAE from the coding sequence GTGCCCACCTTCGCCGACCTCGGCCTTTCGAAGACCGTCGTCGACACTCTCGCCGCCAACGGCATCGACTCGCCCTTCCCCATTCAGGCCGCGACGCTGCCCGACTCGGTAGCGGGTCGCGACGTTCTCGGCCGCGGTCGCACCGGATCCGGCAAAACCTACGCGTTCCTGTTGCCCGTAGTGACCAGGCTCACTGCGAAGCCGGTGAAACGTGCGCCGGTCCGCCCACGTGCCCTCATCCTCGCGCCCACCCGCGAACTGGCCGCGCAGATCAGCGCGTCGCTCGCGCCGCTCGCGGCGGCCACCGGCCTGCGGTCGGTGACGATCATCGGTGGCGTCGGCCCAAACCCGCAGATCCAGGCGCTGCGCCAAGGCGTCGACATCGTGATCGCCTGCCCGGGACGGCTCGAGGACCATGTGAAATCGCGCCATGCCGACCTGTCGGCCGTCGAGATCACCGTGCTGGACGAGGCCGACCACATGGCCGACCTCGGTTTCCTTCCCCCGGTGAAACGGCTGCTGGACAAGACCCCTCGTAACGGCCAGCGGATGCTGTTCTCGGCCACCCTCGACGGCGGCGTCGACGTGCTGGTGAAGCGGTACCTGAACAATCCCGTTGTGCACAGCGTCGATTCGGAGCAGTCGCCGGTGACCGCGATGGAGCACCACGTGTTGCACGTCGACAAGGCCGCCCGACTCGGCGTGCTGGCCGACCTCGCCGCGTCTCCCGGCCGGACCATCGTGTTCGCCCGCACCAAGCATGGTGCCAAGAACCTTGCCCGCCAGTTGAACTCACGCGGTGTGCCCGCAGTGGAGTTGCACGGCAACCTGTCGCAGAATGCGCGTACCCGCAATCTCGCGGCCTTCTCCGATGGTTCGGCCACCGTGCTGGTGGCGACCGATATCGCCGCGCGTGGTATCCACGTCGACGATGTGAGCCTCGTGGTGCACGCCGACCCGCCCGTCGAGCACAAGGCGTATCTACACCGCTCGGGCCGGACGGCACGCGCCGGGGCCGACGGCACGGTGGTCACGCTGATGCTCGACGAGCAGGTGTCCGATGTGCGGCAGTTGACACGTAAGGCCGGCGTGAAGCCGACGATCACCCGTTTCAGCGGCTCATCACACCCGGTGCTGAACGAAATCGCGCCGGGTAAGCGGACTTTCGGAGATTCGATTGTCGCCAGCCGGCCCGAACCCGCGCGTCCGCACCAGCCTTCGTCGGCCAGGGGACATCAGCAGCGGCGGCGACGCCCGACGCGATCAAGGCGTCGGGCCGCTACCTCCGGCAGTAACGCGACGACCACGCCGAACGCGGAGTAG
- a CDS encoding type VII secretion target: MGEADASRVDVAALLSVAREYQVAADIVDAAIRTHLSGLAFDGARAGRAYVAHGEAVRSAVEDIVNQMRRWSRASAEIAVALRVSANRYAEADAHAAGRLG, encoded by the coding sequence ATGGGAGAAGCGGACGCATCCCGCGTCGACGTCGCCGCACTGTTGAGCGTCGCGCGGGAGTACCAGGTTGCCGCCGACATCGTCGACGCCGCCATACGAACGCATCTGAGCGGCTTGGCGTTTGACGGTGCCCGCGCGGGCCGGGCGTACGTCGCCCACGGCGAAGCGGTGCGGTCCGCGGTTGAGGACATCGTGAACCAGATGCGGCGATGGTCCCGCGCTTCGGCGGAGATCGCCGTCGCGCTTCGGGTGTCCGCGAACCGGTACGCCGAAGCCGACGCGCACGCCGCCGGTCGGTTGGGGTGA
- the glmM gene encoding phosphoglucosamine mutase yields the protein MARLFGTDGVRGVANQDLTAELALALGSAAARRLATAGGHARRVAVVGRDPRASGEMLEAAVIAGLTSEGVDALRVGILPTPAVAYLTSAYDADFGVMISASHNPMPDNGIKIFGPGGHKLDDATEDRIEELVNQGPGNRPTGAGIGRVVDAEDALDRYLRHVGKAVATRLDQLTVVVDCANGAASAAAPQAYRAAGANVITINAQPDGLNINDRCGSTHMETLRSAVVSSGADLGLAHDGDADRCLAVDAHGRVIDGDAIMVILALAMQESGELASNTLVATVMSNLGLHLAMRTAGVEVRTTSVGDRYVLEELRAGAYALGGEQSGHIVMPAWGTTGDGIVTGLRLMSRMAQTRSSLAALAAPMRTLPQVLINVEVADKATVADAPSVRTAVAEVAAELGDTGRILLRPSGTEQVVRVMVEAADEDTARQLAVRVAEQVSAQR from the coding sequence ATGGCTCGACTTTTCGGCACCGACGGAGTGCGCGGAGTCGCCAACCAGGATCTGACCGCTGAGCTGGCCTTGGCCCTCGGTTCAGCGGCCGCGCGTCGGTTGGCCACCGCCGGTGGACACGCCAGGCGGGTGGCTGTCGTCGGCCGTGACCCGCGCGCCAGCGGCGAGATGCTGGAGGCGGCGGTCATCGCCGGGCTGACCAGCGAAGGAGTCGACGCTTTGCGCGTCGGGATCCTGCCGACTCCGGCGGTCGCCTATCTGACCAGCGCTTACGACGCCGACTTCGGCGTGATGATCAGCGCCTCGCACAACCCGATGCCCGATAACGGCATCAAGATTTTCGGCCCGGGCGGGCACAAGCTCGACGACGCCACCGAGGACCGGATCGAGGAACTCGTCAATCAGGGCCCGGGAAACCGGCCCACCGGTGCGGGGATCGGACGTGTGGTCGATGCCGAGGACGCTCTCGACCGCTATCTTCGGCACGTCGGCAAGGCCGTCGCCACCAGGTTGGACCAACTCACTGTCGTCGTCGACTGCGCTAACGGCGCCGCCTCGGCCGCCGCGCCGCAGGCTTACCGCGCCGCGGGTGCCAATGTCATCACGATCAACGCACAGCCGGACGGCCTGAATATCAACGACCGCTGCGGCTCGACCCATATGGAGACGCTGCGGTCCGCGGTTGTCTCGTCCGGCGCCGACCTGGGCCTCGCTCACGACGGCGACGCCGACCGTTGCCTCGCCGTCGACGCGCACGGGCGTGTCATCGACGGCGACGCGATCATGGTGATTCTCGCCCTCGCCATGCAGGAGAGCGGCGAACTGGCGTCGAACACGCTGGTGGCGACCGTGATGAGCAACCTCGGGTTGCATCTGGCGATGCGGACGGCCGGGGTCGAGGTCCGCACCACCAGCGTGGGGGATCGCTACGTCCTGGAGGAACTCCGTGCCGGAGCGTACGCACTCGGCGGCGAGCAGTCCGGTCATATCGTCATGCCGGCATGGGGTACGACGGGCGACGGCATCGTCACCGGGCTGCGGTTGATGTCGCGGATGGCGCAGACCCGGTCTTCGCTCGCAGCGCTGGCTGCGCCGATGCGGACGTTGCCGCAAGTCCTGATCAACGTCGAGGTAGCAGACAAGGCGACCGTCGCCGACGCCCCGTCGGTCCGCACCGCGGTCGCCGAGGTGGCAGCGGAGCTCGGTGACACCGGCCGAATCCTGTTGCGCCCGTCGGGGACCGAACAAGTCGTGCGGGTGATGGTGGAGGCGGCCGACGAAGACACCGCGCGGCAACTGGCGGTCCGGGTCGCCGAACAGGTCAGCGCTCAACGCTGA
- the rpsI gene encoding 30S ribosomal protein S9: MTEATGTETVENTEAVTEAAAEATPREPVFIDRPIQTVGRRKEAVVRVRLVPGTGQFNLDGRSLEDYFPNKVHQQLIKAPLVTVDRLESFDIYAHLDGGGPSGQAGALRLAIARALILVQPEDRPALKKAGFLTRDPRAIERKKYGLKKARKAPQYSKR, translated from the coding sequence ATGACCGAAGCGACGGGGACCGAAACCGTTGAAAACACTGAAGCCGTGACGGAAGCAGCCGCCGAAGCGACTCCCCGCGAGCCGGTCTTCATCGATCGTCCGATCCAGACCGTGGGCCGCCGCAAGGAAGCCGTGGTGCGGGTCCGCCTGGTCCCCGGAACGGGCCAGTTCAACCTCGATGGCCGCAGCCTCGAGGACTACTTCCCGAACAAGGTGCATCAGCAGCTCATCAAGGCTCCGCTGGTCACCGTGGATCGGCTGGAGAGCTTCGACATCTACGCCCACCTCGACGGTGGCGGCCCATCCGGGCAGGCCGGCGCGCTGCGTCTGGCGATCGCCAGGGCGCTGATCCTGGTACAGCCCGAGGACCGGCCCGCGCTGAAGAAGGCGGGCTTTTTGACCCGCGACCCGCGGGCCATCGAGCGCAAGAAGTACGGCCTGAAGAAGGCGCGCAAGGCGCCTCAGTACAGCAAGCGCTGA